GGCAGACCACGTTCGCGTGTGCTGGCGGTCGTGGCCGTGGTTGCGACCGTCGCTGCGGCATGCGGCAACCGCGGGTTCGACCCGGACCCCGATGTGGTCGCCCGCGGCGAGCAGCTGTACGCCGCATCGTGCGTGCAGTGCCACGGAGGTCCGACCGGCGGGCAGATCAGTGACATCCCGCCCCGCCACAACGCCCAGGGACACACCTGGCACCACGCCGACTGCCTGCTCACCGACATCGTGCTCGACGGGCTCCCACCACGTCCGGGTGCGTCCGGCGACGAGATCATGCCGGCGTTCCGCGGCGAGCTCACCGAGCCTGAGGTCGACGCGATCCTGACCTACCTCAAGACCTGGTGGACCGACGAGCAACGGCAGGCCCAGGCCGAGGTGACCGCGGCCGAGTGTCCCGGCGAGTGACCGAAGACACCGCCCGTCAGTCGGCCGCGGTGACCTCGATCGTTCCGCGCATCCCGCCTTGGGCGTGGCCGGGGACGCTGCAGTAGAACTCGTACCGTCCCAGCTCGGTGAACTCGCCGGCGCCGGAAGCCTGCTCGCCGGCCTCGGCCGCCAGCACCACATCGGCGCCGGGCACCGTCAGGTCGTGGAACGCCTCGCCGGTGTTGACCAGCCGAAGGTTGACCGGCTCACCCGCCGTCACCTGGATGGTGGCGGGGTCGAACCACAGCTCGCCTGCCTCGACGTCGACCTCGCGGGCGCCATCGACGACCTGCGTGGTCGACGACGTCGAGCCGCGCCACCCCATGTGGCCGCCCATCCATCCCCCGCCGCCCCAGCTCGTCATCCCGAACCAGATGAGCAGGATCACGACGAGCGTGGCCGCCGCGATGGCCGCGACGGGCCCGCCCCACCCACCCGACCGAGACACCGAGACGGAGCCGCGCTCGTGCAGGCCCTGGCTTCGTTGCGCGTGCTCCTCGACGGTCAGGTCACCCTCGGCCAGCCGCCGGTCCAGTACCTGTACGGCGACATCGTCACGGTCGTCACTGCGCCGCTGGGACGCCCACACGGCGGCGATGACGCCCACCACGATCAGCACGAGCCACGGTCCCATCAGCATCATCGTCGTTCCTTCACGTCGCGAAGAGCTCACTGCCCAACGTGCCAGCGACCGGTCAAGCCGCGTCAGGATCCCGGTCAAGACCTCGTCAAGGGTGGCAGCGATCCCACCGGCGTCAGCCGGTGGGGCAGTCGCGCTCGGCCGGCCGGT
The genomic region above belongs to Egibacteraceae bacterium and contains:
- a CDS encoding cytochrome c — encoded protein: MLAVVAVVATVAAACGNRGFDPDPDVVARGEQLYAASCVQCHGGPTGGQISDIPPRHNAQGHTWHHADCLLTDIVLDGLPPRPGASGDEIMPAFRGELTEPEVDAILTYLKTWWTDEQRQAQAEVTAAECPGE
- a CDS encoding plastocyanin/azurin family copper-binding protein; this translates as MMLMGPWLVLIVVGVIAAVWASQRRSDDRDDVAVQVLDRRLAEGDLTVEEHAQRSQGLHERGSVSVSRSGGWGGPVAAIAAATLVVILLIWFGMTSWGGGGWMGGHMGWRGSTSSTTQVVDGAREVDVEAGELWFDPATIQVTAGEPVNLRLVNTGEAFHDLTVPGADVVLAAEAGEQASGAGEFTELGRYEFYCSVPGHAQGGMRGTIEVTAAD